A window of the Euwallacea similis isolate ESF13 chromosome 20, ESF131.1, whole genome shotgun sequence genome harbors these coding sequences:
- the LOC136415336 gene encoding serine/threonine-protein kinase MARK2-like isoform X11 translates to MSDNQNRWRAVNPYDTGIRMLKDRRDKITNGGKYSERYKDTFSHEVKEEKYPLSAKCRETLEQHRKSSVQNGERADTSSRHSPNLTTEMMGTPKAMPSNATNDLNKQANALIGYKQVPDRGAKPLTSPLNTSPKQFKWPKKNKDVNIYNITPSGEATKPQKVALNVIFRDSVAHGADNTMSHLENVENIISKLNEQEKQDENLRKFNELVKQITKSEPSKTLMKGPAPKKPSPPAVDHSQDLTPQKALLNPMKPSKEIENLQASRGFSDVDTDNEDQGNFRRHVKERKSMDHQSTIKDRSRAVAGKVTSLSRTASDVQDKNVVTLKRKPRLSRERHKSNDTSESGTGRSNSATSASSRNRQRVDDTIGKYKLLKTIGKGNFAKVKLAKHVPTGKEVAIKIIDKTQLTPGSLQKLFREVRIMKMLDHPNIVKLFQVIETEKTLYLVMEYASGGEVFDYLVLHGRMKEKEARAKFRQIVSAVQYCHQKRIIHRDLKAENLLLDSEMNIKIADFGFSNEFTPGNKLDTFCGSPPYAAPELFQGKKYDGPEVDVWSLGVILYTLVSGSLPFDGSTLRELRERVLRGKYRIPFYMSTDCENLLKKFLVLNPAKRASLETIMKDKWMNQGYVGYENDELKPYVEPEPDMNDPKRIEILVSLGFNRYDVENSLDTQKYDDAFATYLLLGRKSTDPESDGSRSGSSLSLRNMAGQQQPGATQPTAQSPSHRGVHRSISATHAKPNRRASSGGVRGLAFGTPLPLAGETLRTGPQAQAPTAQSNNHQSGFKRQNTVDSATIKENSARLNSRPTSAQPKTITENRVPASARARTVSKNTTLSALGTTVGRRSTISYDGKSESTEKANLAVDLPSSEPSAEGKGGAVASAAPGTVTGGAAAKGHVKSASVSSSAPPDTAPNVNANDPLRASSRTTASPAATRQQAFPRNTSSRSTFHSGQTRPRAQYAQGAPTGDATHGRSFFAKFSLKSFTKRH, encoded by the exons ATGAGCGACAACCAGAACCGGTGGCGCGCAGTTAACCCCTACGATACCGGTATCAGGATGCTCAAGGACCGCAGAGACAAGATCACCAACGGTGGTAAATACAGTGAGCGGTACAAAGACACGTTCTCTCACGAGGTGAAAGAGGAAAAGTACCCGTTAAGCGCGAAGTGCCGTGAAACACTCGAACAACACCGAAAATCGTCGGTGCAGAACGGCGAAAGGGCGGACACGAGCTCCCGGCACAGCCCCAATTTGACCACGGAGATGATGGGAACTCCGAAGGCGATGCCCAGCAACGCCACCAACGACCTGAACAAGCAGGCGAACGCTCTGATCGGGTACAAGCAGGTGCCCGATCGCGGGGCCAAACCGTTAACGTCCCCCCTGAACACCAGCCCCAAACAGTTCAAGTGGCCGAAGAAAAATAAGGACGTCAACATCTACAACATCACCCCTTCGGGCGAGGCTACCAAGCCGCAGAAGGTAGCTCTGAATGTGATCTTCAGAGATTCCGTTGCTCACGGTGCCGATAACACCATGAGTCATCTGGAGAACGTCGAAAACATAATATCGAAGCTTAACGAGCAAGAGAAGCAAGATGAAAACTTGCGCAAGTTCAACGAGTTGGTCAAGCAGATCACCAAGTCGGAGCCGAGTAAGACTTTAATGAAGGGGCCTGCGCCCAAGAAACCGTCGCCTCCGGCAGTGGATCATTCTCAAGATTTGACGCCGCAGAAGGCGCTGCTCAACCCCATGAAGCCCTCGAAGGAGATCGAGAATCTGCAGGCCTCGCGGGGCTTCAGTGACGTGGACACTGATAACGAGGACCAAGGCAACTTTCGCAGGCACGTTAAAGAGAGAAAGAGCATGGACCATCAGAGTACCATCAAGGACCGGAGCAGGGCGGTGGCGGGGAAGGTCACTTCGCTGAGTCGGACCGCCAGTGATGTACAGGATAAGAATGTGGTTACCTTGAAAAGGAAGCCGAGGTTGTCTAGGGAGAGGCACAAG AGCAATGACACCTCGGAGTCTGGCACCGGCCGCAGCAATTCGGCCACGTCGGCCAGCAGCCGCAATCGGCAGAGGGTGGACGATACCATCGGCAAATACAAATTGCTCAAGACCATCGGCAAGGGTAACTTCGCCAAGGTGAAACTGGCCAAGCATGTGCCGACGGGCAAGGAAGTGGCCATTAAGATCATTGACAAGACTCAACTTACGCCTGGATCTCTGCAGAAACTTTTTAGAGAG gtCAGGATAATGAAGATGCTCGACCATCCGAACATAGTGAAACTGTTCCAAGTGATCGAAACGGAGAAGACGTTGTACTTGGTAATGGAGTACGCCTCCGGGGGCGAGGTGTTCGACTACCTCGTGCTTCACGGCAGGATGAAGGAGAAGGAGGCCCGAGCCAAGTTCCGGCAGATCGTTTCCGCGGTGCAGTACTGTCACCAAAAGAGAATTATTCATAG AGATTTAAAGGCTGAAAACTTGTTGCTAGACAGTGAAATGAACATAAAAATAGCGGATTTTGGGTTTTCGAACGAGTTCACGCCTGGTAACAAGCTGGACACGTTCTGCGGCAGCCCTCCTTATGCCGCCCCTGAACTTTTCCAA GGTAAAAAATACGACGGACCTGAAGTGGACGTCTGGTCCCTGGGTGTAATCCTTTATACTCTCGTCTCGGGTAGTCTACCTTTTGACGGATCTACGTTACGAGAGCTGCGCGAGCGTGTGCTTCGCGGCAAGTACCGCATCCCGTTCTACATGAGCACCGACTGCGAGAACTTGCTCAAAAAGTTCCTGGTATTGAACCCGGCCAAGCGGGCCAGCCTGGAGACCATCATGAAGGACAAGTGGATGAACCAGGGGTATGTTGG TTACGAAAATGACGAACTGAAACCGTACGTGGAACCTGAACCGGACATGAATGATCCTAAACGGATTGAAATCTTGGTGAGCTTGGGCTTCAACCGGTACGACGTGGAAAACTCGTTGGACACGCAAAAATACGACGACGCTTTTGCGACTTACCTCCTTTTAGGGCGAAAAAGCACGGAT CCTGAGAGTGATGGTAGTAGGAGCGGTTCCAGTTTGTCGCTGCGAAACATGGCAGGTCAACAACAACCCGGAGCCACTCAGCCTACTGCTCAATCACCATCGCACAGAGGCGTGCACAGGTCCATTTCTGCCACGCACGCGAAACCCAACAGGAGGGCGTCCAGCGGAG GTGTCCGAGGGTTGGCTTTTGGCACTCCTTTGCCGTTGGCAG GTGAAACTTTACGAACAGGGCCTCAGGCTCAGGCTCCAACGGCACAAAGCAATAATCACCAGAGCGGCTTCAAGAGGCAGAACACCGTAGACAGCGCtactattaaagaaaacagcGCGAGGCTAAATTCTAGACCCACCAGTGCTCAACCAAAGACGATTACGGAAAATA GAGTGCCAGCTTCGGCTAGGGCTCGAACTGTATCTAAGAATACGACGTTATCTGCTTTAGGGACCACGGTGGGCCGTCGATCCACGATCAGCTACGACGGCAAATCCGAAAGTACCGAAAAAGCGAATTTAGCCGTGGATTTACCCAG CTCCGAACCGAGTGCAGAGGGCAAGGGTGGCGCCGTCGCCTCCGCCGCCCCTGGAACCGTTACCGGCGGAGCCGCCGCCAAGGGCCACGTCAAATCGGCGTCGGTCAGCAGTAGCGCTCCCCCCGATACCGCCCCAAATGTCAATGCTAATGATCCCTTGCGCGCATCTAG TCGCACCACTGCCTCTCCGGCCGCCACGAGACAACAAGCGTTCCCGAGAAATACTTCGTCGAGGAGCACGTTCCACTCGGGGCAGACCCGTCCCAGGGCGCAATACGCCCAAGGAGCGCCAACGGGGGACGCGACGCACGGGCGCTCGTTTTTCGCCAAATTCAGCCTCAAAAGCTTCACCAAACG GCATTGA